In a single window of the Pirellulales bacterium genome:
- a CDS encoding sigma-70 family RNA polymerase sigma factor, with the protein MSPTIGLCRPTGDWTGSARPDRPEESGVVGPQELKPGRTDIVVSDLPRNAEDRRLYDEYLLEQIVTGNRLAYTIFFDRHAPRVLGILTRSLRHRADAEDVLQETFHQVWRTAARYAPERSSPEVWLMLIARSRLLDYIRRKRPDATGSLMQTEAPAFDPLANLTKRESAENVHLALAKLPSEQRTAILLSYFTGLTHQEIAEQQAIPLGTAKTRILLGIRSLRKLLAVADEATP; encoded by the coding sequence ATGTCGCCGACGATCGGCTTGTGCAGACCAACCGGGGACTGGACCGGTTCTGCCCGCCCGGATCGTCCCGAGGAGTCGGGTGTGGTTGGCCCCCAGGAGTTGAAACCCGGTCGGACCGACATCGTCGTCAGTGACTTGCCGCGTAACGCCGAAGATCGTCGCCTGTACGACGAGTACCTGCTCGAGCAAATCGTGACTGGCAATCGGCTTGCCTATACGATTTTCTTCGATCGACACGCCCCGCGCGTGTTAGGGATATTGACTCGTAGCTTGCGCCACCGCGCCGATGCCGAGGACGTGCTGCAAGAGACCTTTCACCAGGTGTGGCGTACGGCCGCGCGTTATGCGCCCGAGCGATCGAGTCCCGAGGTCTGGTTGATGCTGATCGCGCGATCGCGACTGCTCGACTACATTCGCCGCAAGCGCCCGGATGCAACGGGCTCGCTCATGCAAACCGAGGCACCCGCATTCGACCCCCTAGCCAACCTGACCAAGCGCGAATCGGCCGAAAACGTGCATCTGGCTCTCGCTAAGCTCCCCAGCGAACAACGCACGGCGATTCTGCTGTCTTACTTCACAGGCCTGACCCATCAGGAGATCGCCGAGCAGCAGGCGATACCCTTGGGAACGGCAAAAACCCGGATTCTGTTGGGGATTCGCTCGTTGCGGAAGTTGCTGGCAGTCGCCGACGAAGCCACTCCCTGA